A DNA window from Gorilla gorilla gorilla isolate KB3781 chromosome 6, NHGRI_mGorGor1-v2.1_pri, whole genome shotgun sequence contains the following coding sequences:
- the NUP42 gene encoding nucleoporin NUP42 isoform X3 — protein sequence MEVWESSGQWMFSVYSPVKKKPNISGFTDISPEELRLEYHNFLTSNNLQSYLNSVQRLINQWRNRVNELKSLNISTKVALLSDVKDGVNQAAPAFGFGSSQAATFMSPGFPVNNSSSDNAQNFSFKTNSGFAAASSGSPAGFGSSPAFGAAASTSSGISTSAPAFGFGKPEVTSAASFSFKSPAASSFGSPGFSGLPTSLATGPVRAPVAPAFGGGSSVAGFGSPGSHSHTAFSKPSSDTFGNSSISTSLSASSSIIATDNVLFTPRDKLTVEELEQFQSKKFTLGKIPLKPPPLELLNI from the exons ATGGAGGTTTGGGAATCATCAGGGCAGTGgatgttttctgtttattcacCAGTGAAAAAGAAACCTAATATTTCAG GTTTTACAGACATTTCACCAGAGGAATTGAGGCTTGAATACCATAACTTCTTAACCAGCAATAACTTACAGAGTTAT CTAAATTCTGTCCAACGTTTAATAAATCAATGGAGGAACAGGGTAAATGAACTGAAAAGTCTAAATATATCAACTAAAGTAGCTTTG ctctctGATGTAAAGGATGGAGTAAATCAAGCAGCACCTGCATTTGGATTTGGCAGTAGTCAAGCAGCAACATTTATGTCGCCAG gCTTTCCAGTCAATAACAGCAGCAGTGATAATGCTCAGAACTTTAGTTTTAAAACAAACTCTGGATTTGCCGCTGCCTCTTCTGGAAGCCCTGCTGGTTTTGGGAGTTCCCCAGCATTTGGAGCTGCAGCCTCTACCAGTTCAGGTATCTCTACTTCTGCTCCAGCTTTTGGATTTGGGAAGCCTGAAGTCACATCGGCTGCATCATTTTCATTCAAAAGCCCTGCAGCTTCCAGTTTTGGATCACCTGGATTTTCAGGACTTCCAACTTCCTTGGCAACAGGTCCTGTCAGAGCTCCAGTGGCCCCAGCCTTTGGAGGTGGCAGTTCTGTGGCTGGTTTTGGTAGTCCGGGCTCACATTCTCACACTGCTTTTTCTAAGCCATCCAGTGACACTTTTGGAAATAGCAGCATATCCACTTCTCTGTCAGCCTCAAGCAGCATCATTGCAACAGATAATGTGTTATTCACACCCAGAGATAAACTAACAGTAGAAGAACTGGAACAATTTCAATCCAAGAAATTTACTCTGGGAAAAATTCCATTAAAGCCTCCACCTCTGGaacttctaaatatttaa
- the NUP42 gene encoding nucleoporin NUP42 isoform X1, whose translation MAICQFFLQGRCRFGDRCWNEHPGARGVGVGRQQPQQQPSGNNRRGWNTTSQRYSNVIQPSSFSKSTPWGGSRDQEKPYFSSFDSGASTNRKAGFGLSENPFASLSPDEQKDEKKFLEGIVKDMEVWESSGQWMFSVYSPVKKKPNISGFTDISPEELRLEYHNFLTSNNLQSYLNSVQRLINQWRNRVNELKSLNISTKVALKCLWKIYTHLSPKIYGPDCGKFIIFLSDVKDGVNQAAPAFGFGSSQAATFMSPGFPVNNSSSDNAQNFSFKTNSGFAAASSGSPAGFGSSPAFGAAASTSSGISTSAPAFGFGKPEVTSAASFSFKSPAASSFGSPGFSGLPTSLATGPVRAPVAPAFGGGSSVAGFGSPGSHSHTAFSKPSSDTFGNSSISTSLSASSSIIATDNVLFTPRDKLTVEELEQFQSKKFTLGKIPLKPPPLELLNI comes from the exons ATGGCCATTTGTCAATTCTTCCTTCAAGGCCGGTGCCGCTTTGGAGATCGGTGCTGGAACGAACATCCCGGTGCTAGGGGTGTAGGAGTAGGACGGCAGCAACCGCAGCAGCAGCCTTCAG gtAATAATAGACGTGGATGGAATACAACTAGCCAGAGATATTCCAATGTCATCCAGCCATCCAGTTTCTCCAAATCCACACCATGGGGGGGCAGCAGAGATCAAGAAAAGccatatttcagttcttttgattcTGGAGCTTCAACTAACAGGAAGGCAGGCTTTGGATTGTCTGAGAACCCATTTGCTTCACTTAGTCCTGATGagcagaaagatgaaaagaaatttcT ggAAGGAATTGTAAAAGATATGGAGGTTTGGGAATCATCAGGGCAGTGgatgttttctgtttattcacCAGTGAAAAAGAAACCTAATATTTCAG GTTTTACAGACATTTCACCAGAGGAATTGAGGCTTGAATACCATAACTTCTTAACCAGCAATAACTTACAGAGTTAT CTAAATTCTGTCCAACGTTTAATAAATCAATGGAGGAACAGGGTAAATGAACTGAAAAGTCTAAATATATCAACTAAAGTAGCTTTG AAATGCCTTTGGAAGATATATACCCACCTGTCTCCAAAGATCTATGGTCCCGACTGTGGCAAGTTCATtatcttt ctctctGATGTAAAGGATGGAGTAAATCAAGCAGCACCTGCATTTGGATTTGGCAGTAGTCAAGCAGCAACATTTATGTCGCCAG gCTTTCCAGTCAATAACAGCAGCAGTGATAATGCTCAGAACTTTAGTTTTAAAACAAACTCTGGATTTGCCGCTGCCTCTTCTGGAAGCCCTGCTGGTTTTGGGAGTTCCCCAGCATTTGGAGCTGCAGCCTCTACCAGTTCAGGTATCTCTACTTCTGCTCCAGCTTTTGGATTTGGGAAGCCTGAAGTCACATCGGCTGCATCATTTTCATTCAAAAGCCCTGCAGCTTCCAGTTTTGGATCACCTGGATTTTCAGGACTTCCAACTTCCTTGGCAACAGGTCCTGTCAGAGCTCCAGTGGCCCCAGCCTTTGGAGGTGGCAGTTCTGTGGCTGGTTTTGGTAGTCCGGGCTCACATTCTCACACTGCTTTTTCTAAGCCATCCAGTGACACTTTTGGAAATAGCAGCATATCCACTTCTCTGTCAGCCTCAAGCAGCATCATTGCAACAGATAATGTGTTATTCACACCCAGAGATAAACTAACAGTAGAAGAACTGGAACAATTTCAATCCAAGAAATTTACTCTGGGAAAAATTCCATTAAAGCCTCCACCTCTGGaacttctaaatatttaa
- the NUP42 gene encoding nucleoporin NUP42 isoform X2, giving the protein MAICQFFLQGRCRFGDRCWNEHPGARGVGVGRQQPQQQPSGNNRRGWNTTSQRYSNVIQPSSFSKSTPWGGSRDQEKPYFSSFDSGASTNRKAGFGLSENPFASLSPDEQKDEKKFLEGIVKDMEVWESSGQWMFSVYSPVKKKPNISGFTDISPEELRLEYHNFLTSNNLQSYLNSVQRLINQWRNRVNELKSLNISTKVALLSDVKDGVNQAAPAFGFGSSQAATFMSPGFPVNNSSSDNAQNFSFKTNSGFAAASSGSPAGFGSSPAFGAAASTSSGISTSAPAFGFGKPEVTSAASFSFKSPAASSFGSPGFSGLPTSLATGPVRAPVAPAFGGGSSVAGFGSPGSHSHTAFSKPSSDTFGNSSISTSLSASSSIIATDNVLFTPRDKLTVEELEQFQSKKFTLGKIPLKPPPLELLNI; this is encoded by the exons ATGGCCATTTGTCAATTCTTCCTTCAAGGCCGGTGCCGCTTTGGAGATCGGTGCTGGAACGAACATCCCGGTGCTAGGGGTGTAGGAGTAGGACGGCAGCAACCGCAGCAGCAGCCTTCAG gtAATAATAGACGTGGATGGAATACAACTAGCCAGAGATATTCCAATGTCATCCAGCCATCCAGTTTCTCCAAATCCACACCATGGGGGGGCAGCAGAGATCAAGAAAAGccatatttcagttcttttgattcTGGAGCTTCAACTAACAGGAAGGCAGGCTTTGGATTGTCTGAGAACCCATTTGCTTCACTTAGTCCTGATGagcagaaagatgaaaagaaatttcT ggAAGGAATTGTAAAAGATATGGAGGTTTGGGAATCATCAGGGCAGTGgatgttttctgtttattcacCAGTGAAAAAGAAACCTAATATTTCAG GTTTTACAGACATTTCACCAGAGGAATTGAGGCTTGAATACCATAACTTCTTAACCAGCAATAACTTACAGAGTTAT CTAAATTCTGTCCAACGTTTAATAAATCAATGGAGGAACAGGGTAAATGAACTGAAAAGTCTAAATATATCAACTAAAGTAGCTTTG ctctctGATGTAAAGGATGGAGTAAATCAAGCAGCACCTGCATTTGGATTTGGCAGTAGTCAAGCAGCAACATTTATGTCGCCAG gCTTTCCAGTCAATAACAGCAGCAGTGATAATGCTCAGAACTTTAGTTTTAAAACAAACTCTGGATTTGCCGCTGCCTCTTCTGGAAGCCCTGCTGGTTTTGGGAGTTCCCCAGCATTTGGAGCTGCAGCCTCTACCAGTTCAGGTATCTCTACTTCTGCTCCAGCTTTTGGATTTGGGAAGCCTGAAGTCACATCGGCTGCATCATTTTCATTCAAAAGCCCTGCAGCTTCCAGTTTTGGATCACCTGGATTTTCAGGACTTCCAACTTCCTTGGCAACAGGTCCTGTCAGAGCTCCAGTGGCCCCAGCCTTTGGAGGTGGCAGTTCTGTGGCTGGTTTTGGTAGTCCGGGCTCACATTCTCACACTGCTTTTTCTAAGCCATCCAGTGACACTTTTGGAAATAGCAGCATATCCACTTCTCTGTCAGCCTCAAGCAGCATCATTGCAACAGATAATGTGTTATTCACACCCAGAGATAAACTAACAGTAGAAGAACTGGAACAATTTCAATCCAAGAAATTTACTCTGGGAAAAATTCCATTAAAGCCTCCACCTCTGGaacttctaaatatttaa
- the NUP42 gene encoding nucleoporin NUP42 isoform X4, producing the protein MVPTVLSDVKDGVNQAAPAFGFGSSQAATFMSPGFPVNNSSSDNAQNFSFKTNSGFAAASSGSPAGFGSSPAFGAAASTSSGISTSAPAFGFGKPEVTSAASFSFKSPAASSFGSPGFSGLPTSLATGPVRAPVAPAFGGGSSVAGFGSPGSHSHTAFSKPSSDTFGNSSISTSLSASSSIIATDNVLFTPRDKLTVEELEQFQSKKFTLGKIPLKPPPLELLNI; encoded by the exons ATGGTCCCGACTGTG ctctctGATGTAAAGGATGGAGTAAATCAAGCAGCACCTGCATTTGGATTTGGCAGTAGTCAAGCAGCAACATTTATGTCGCCAG gCTTTCCAGTCAATAACAGCAGCAGTGATAATGCTCAGAACTTTAGTTTTAAAACAAACTCTGGATTTGCCGCTGCCTCTTCTGGAAGCCCTGCTGGTTTTGGGAGTTCCCCAGCATTTGGAGCTGCAGCCTCTACCAGTTCAGGTATCTCTACTTCTGCTCCAGCTTTTGGATTTGGGAAGCCTGAAGTCACATCGGCTGCATCATTTTCATTCAAAAGCCCTGCAGCTTCCAGTTTTGGATCACCTGGATTTTCAGGACTTCCAACTTCCTTGGCAACAGGTCCTGTCAGAGCTCCAGTGGCCCCAGCCTTTGGAGGTGGCAGTTCTGTGGCTGGTTTTGGTAGTCCGGGCTCACATTCTCACACTGCTTTTTCTAAGCCATCCAGTGACACTTTTGGAAATAGCAGCATATCCACTTCTCTGTCAGCCTCAAGCAGCATCATTGCAACAGATAATGTGTTATTCACACCCAGAGATAAACTAACAGTAGAAGAACTGGAACAATTTCAATCCAAGAAATTTACTCTGGGAAAAATTCCATTAAAGCCTCCACCTCTGGaacttctaaatatttaa